Proteins encoded together in one Benincasa hispida cultivar B227 chromosome 1, ASM972705v1, whole genome shotgun sequence window:
- the LOC120067112 gene encoding LOW QUALITY PROTEIN: caffeoylshikimate esterase (The sequence of the model RefSeq protein was modified relative to this genomic sequence to represent the inferred CDS: inserted 1 base in 1 codon) → MPPESSPXSEPPPNFWGHQPEEEFYASQGVRNTKSFFETPHGKLFTQSFIPLDSPELKGTVYMTHGYGSDTGWMYQKICLSYASWGYAVFAADLLGHGRSDGLRCYLGDMDKVAAASLSFFLHTRRSEPYRHLPAFLFGESMGGAATMLMYFQSDPDTWTGLIFSAPLFVIPDNMKPSKLRLFLYGLLFGVADTWATMPDNKMVGKAIKDPEKLKIIASNPRRYTGPPRVGTMRELVRVTQYIRDNFYRVTAPFLTVHGTADGVTCPSSSELLYEKAASVDKSLKLYDGMYHSLIQGETDENVEIVLRDMREWIDERALRYGPKK, encoded by the exons ATGCCACCGGAATCATCAC GCTCGGAGCCACCACCGAACTTCTGGGGACACCAACCGGAAGAAGAATTCTACGCCTCACAAGGCGTTCGCAACACCAAATCCTTCTTCGAAACCCCCCATGGCAAGCTCTTCACACAGAGCTTCATCCCTCTGGACTCGCCGGAGCTCAAAGGCACCGTTTACATGACTCACGGCTACGGCTCCGACACCGGCTGGATGTACCAAAAAATATGCCTCTCCTACGCCTCCTGGGGCTACGCCGTCTTCGCCGCCGACCTCCTCGGCCACGGCCGCTCCGATGGCCTCCGCTGCTACCTCGGCGACATGGACAAAGTCGCCGCCGCATCCCTCTCCTTCTTCCTCCACACCCGCCGCAGCGAGCCCTATCGCCACCTCCCAGCGTTCCTCTTCGGCGAGTCCATGGGCGGCGCCGCCACTATGCTCATGTACTTCCAGTCCGATCCTGACACCTGGACCGGCCTGATCTTCTCAGCCCCCCTCTTCGTCATACCAGATAACATGAAGCCGAGCAAGCTTCGCCTCTTCCTCTACGGCCTCCTCTTCGGCGTCGCCGATACTTGGGCCACCATGCCGGACAATAAAATGGTCGGAAAGGCGATTAAAGATCCGGAGAAGTTGAAGATCATAGCGTCGAACCCAAGAAGGTACACGGGACCGCCTCGGGTTGGGACGATGAGGGAATTGGTTCGGGTAACGCAATACATTAGGGACAATTTTTATAGGGTTACAGCGCCGTTTCTAACGGTGCACGGTACGGCTGACGGAGTGACGTGTCCATCGTCGTCGGAATTACTGTATGAGAAAGCGGCGAGTGTCGATAAGAGCTTGAAGCTTTACGATGGGATGTACCATTCGTTGATTCAAGGAGAGACTGATGAGAATGTGGAGATTGTGCTGAGGGATATGAGAGAATGGATCGATGAGAGAGCTTTGAGATATGGACCAAAGAAATAG